ACTTGTTTTTGACCAGACTCCCTCAAGCCTTCTTTGGCAGCTATAAAATCACTTTTTTTATTCAGTGCTTTCATATATTGGATTGTAGCATCTTTATAAAGATTCTTTTCAACGAACTTATCGCCTTTTTTGGTCAATGACTTTGGGGTATCGCAACTGGATAATGCAAAAAGCAAGGTGAATAAAAAAATGATTTTGTTTAAAGTGTTCATTTTACAAAAATAGTTTTTTTTGGATTTGATACTATTACTATGTACTTTTACTGAAATTAAAAATAAAACATGAAAAATTATTTACTACTTCTTTTACTTATTCCCACGTCTGTGTTTTCACAATCTTACGACGCTTTGTTTTTGGGAAATTCTTACACATTTTACAATAATATGCCTACTATGGCTTCTGATATTGCCGATTCTATGGGCGATACCCTAAATGTACAGAGTAACACCCCGGGTGGTTGGCGTTTTTTAAACCACGCTGCTGCCAATTCGAGCAGTATGCAAAAGATAAGACAACAAGATTGGGACTTTGTTATTCTACAAGCACAAAGCAACGAGCCGAGCTCTCCACCTTGGCAGGTAGAGGAGGAGGTTTATCCTTATGCTCAAACCTTAGTAGATTCTATTGCAGCTAACGATCCGTGTACCGAGCCCGAATTTTTTATGACTTGGGGGCGAAAGTATGGCGACTCTGTGAACGGTCAAGTATATCCTTTAATATCGACTTATGAAGGAATGCAACAACGTTTAAGAGAGTCCTATTTGGAAATGGGTATGGATAACGATGCTACGGTAGCTCCTGTTGGTATGGCATGGAAACATTCCATTGACGATAACCCCAATTTTGAACTATATACTGCCGATGAAGGACACCCTAATTTGGCCGGTTCATATTTAGCTGCTTGTACCTTTTATTGCACCCTGTTTCAAAAAAGTTGTGTAGGCTCTTCTTATGTGCCCAACGGATTATCTATTGGTGATGCTACAACACTACAAACCATAGCTTCAAATACCGTTTTGGATAGCACTTGGGTGTGGAATATGTTTACTATTCAATCTGCCGATACAACATCTACTAACGATAGCACTTATTCTTTTAGCACTACGGCATCCAATTACGACAATTTGGTGTGGGATTTTGGTGACGGTAATACCTCCAGTACAGCTAATGCTAGCCATACTTTTGGTTCAGGACAGCATCAGGTCGAATTGAGTGTCTTTTCTAATGGTGGATGTTTGGTTAAGAAAGAAACATTTGATTTGGAAGTAGTTTCTGCCAACGATACCAGTAGCACAGATACAACTGTAAGTATTTTCACTAATTTAAGTGAGTCCATAAAATTATACCCTACACCACTAAATAACTATCTTACCATTGAAGCAAACGACAAACGCTCACTTTTTAAAATATACAACATGATGGGGCAATTGGTGTATTCTAAGGAAGTAATAGGGACGGAACGCATCGATTTTAATGATTTGGCTAGAGGTCATAACATCGCTAAGATACAAACCAAAGATGAAGATTTAACTTTTAAAATATTCAAAAATGAATGATAAAACAGCTGAAGCCATAAAGGTAAAATTGTTAGCAGGCAAACGTTATAGTTTTTGTTCTTGCGGTCTGAGTAAAAATTTACCCTATTGTGATAATGCTCACAGAGATCACAACGAAAGGGAGGGAACGGACTATAAATCTCTCAAGATTTTCCCCAAAGAAGACACTGAGGTAAGTGTTTTTTCGGCTACTTGGAAACGTTGATAAATTGTAAAAAACTTTACAAACAATTTAATCCACTTACCGGCACTATTCTTAATTTTAAAAAAAAATAGATCAATGAAAAAAATTATATTGTTGGTAGTGTTAGCTATGGGCTTTTTGAGTGTTTATGCACAGCAAGAGGCAGATAGTACTCTTACTTCTGAAGAAATTCAATTTAGAGATTCCATTGCGGCTATAAATACCAATAACGCCATGGTTCAACAAATTCAAGAATCTTATAATGCGGCAACTAAAGCATTTGCCTCATCTTATTTTAATAAGGCTATCCAATTGTTTGAATCGGTAATAGCTTTAGACTCTTCCAATGCAGATGCTCATTTTAATAAAGGACTTTCCAACAAGGAATTGAAAAATTATAAGGATGCCATAACGGATTTTGAAGCCGCCTTTGCTATTGATAACAGCTATTTTGATGCTGTTTTTAATCAAGCGAAATGCTATGAGTCCCTCCAAGATCAGGAACAAGCTATTAGCACCTATGACAGGCTATTGGAGCTAAAGCCAACACGTGCCGAAGCAGCCTACAATAAAGGGGTAATCTTTTATTTGCAAAAGGACTATGCTCAAGCAATTACAGCATACACTCAAGCCATAAGTATTGAGCCCAATTATGCCTATGCCCTAAACGATAGAGGCAGTTGTCACCGAGCTTTAGAAGATTATGACAAAGCCGTAGTTGATTACTTGGCGGCAAGTAAGCAGGATGCACAAGCTTTTATTTTCAACAATTTAGCCAGTGCTTATCGCAAATCTGGAAATAAAGACAAGGCACTGGAGTATTACAATAAGGCTATTTCTGCCGATGCCACTTATGAGATGGCATACAACAACAGAGGAACGGTTTATTTTGAATCTGAAGACTATGACAATGCTTTGAATGATTTTAAAAAGGCTATAGAGCTCAATTCCAATTACGCTATGGCACTATGCAATAGAGCTGCCATTTATCATATGCAAGAGCATTATACAGGTGCATTAGCAGATTTAGAACAGGCCGTAAAGCTTCAGCCCAACAATGCCACAGCATTACTCAATAGAGGTATTACTCGTGAGATGCTTCGTGATGTTGACGGTGCGTGTGAAGATTGGCAAAAAGCCTATGAGTTAGGTATAGAAAAAGGAAATGAATATTATATTAATAATTGCGAGTAAATAGAATTATGAAACAGTTAATCACATTGGTATTATTGTTGACGACATTTGGCTTATTCGCACAAGATGTAGCCTTTAAGAAAAGTAATTTCAAAGACAACAAAGAAGGCTTTGATGAAGCCAAAAAGAACATAGAGTTAGGTGACGAATGGCTAGAGAAAGGTAAGCTTAAAGTCCTTGAAATGGTCTATGCTGCAGATGCCTACAAAAAAGCCTTAGATTTTTATTTGCCTGCTCAAGAGTTTAACCCTAATAATTCCGACTTAAACATAAAAGTAGGACATGCCTATTTGTACACCAACACCCCTTACAAGGCCATGCCTTTTCTTAAAAAGTCCCTAGAGTTAGCAGGAGATGACGCAGAGCCTTTTGTATATTTTTTATTGGGGAAAGCCTATCAGTTGGCGCAAGATTTTGAAGAGGCTGAAAAATCCTTTTTGAGGTACGGCACACTAGCCAGTGATAAGGAATTGGAGCCCTATAAGAAGTTGAATAGAAAGCACATAAAAGAGAGTAAGAGCGGTGCAGAGATTTTTGGTATGAAAACTCGTGTATGGGTAGATAACGTTAAAGAACTGAATTCTTTTTACGACGATATTGCGCCTACTATTTCTGCCGATGGTTCTGAGATTATTTTCAACACCAACAAAACGGGTAATTTTGATATATACTCTGCTGAAAGAAAAAACAGAAGGTGGTATGGAATAAGCCCATTATCTTCTCTCAATACCGATGGTGACGATGTTTCTTCGTCCTTAGCCTATGATGGTCAGCGTTTGTTGTTGTTCAAGTACACCGATGGACAAAGCGATATTTACGAATCTAAGCTAAACGGTACTGAATGGAGTGAGCCTAAGCTCAAGATGTCTAAGGTGGTTAATACCGATGCTAATGAAACTTTTGCGTCTTACGATCCGCAGGACATTAAGGTATATTTTGTTACCGATGGTGGGTATGGTGGCGATAAGAATATCAGCTTTAGTGGTAAGAAAGATATGGAAGAAACCTTTTGGGGAAAGGCACAAAGTGCTGGGCAAGAGGTCAACTCTGGTTTTCAAGAAGGCTCGGTATATATGGCGCCCGATGGCAATACCATGTATTTCTGTTCGCAGGGACACACATCGATAGGGGGTTATGACGTCTTTGTTTCTTACCGTAATGATTTGGGCTTATGGGGAGAACCCATTAACCTAGGTTATCCTATCAATACCCCTTATGACGAATTGTATTTTACCATTTCGGCAAACGGTAAAAAGGCCTATTTCTCTTCCAATAGAGACAAGGGACAAGGCGGTATGGACATTTATTGCGCTACCTTTTGGGGAGAGCCTAAAAAACCTAGCGTAGCATCTGAAGACAACCTCATTGCTAGTATAGCATCGCCCATAGAAGACACCTACATTCCAGAAAGTGTAGAGGTAACAGTGGCCAACAGTTTGACTGTCTTTAAGGGACGAATTTTGGACGGCTTATTGCAAGATCCAGTAGAGGCAGAAATAAAAATCTTTGACAATGCCACAGGCGATGTCTATGCTGTGATGCGTTCTAACAGTGCCACAGGAAAATTCTTACTCTCTTTACCGTCAGGATTAAATTACGGTATCTCTGTAGAGGCAGAGGGTTATTTATTCCATTCTGAGAATTTCAATTTGCCAGAAGGTTCGGCCTACAATATGATTAACAAAGACATCGAATTGAAAAACATAGATATCGGTAGTAAAATAGCGTTGAGAAACGTCTTCTTTGATACTGGTAAGGCAGAGGTTAAGATAGACTCTTATCCAGAGCTAGACCGATTGATTCAGCTAATGACCGATGTACCTAGTCTAAAGATAGAGCTTTCGGGACATACTGACAATGTGGGTGGCAATGCAGCTAATGAGAGGCTTTCGCAAAGACGTGCTGAAGCCGTTAGAGCTTATTTGGTATCTCGTTCTGTCGATGGCGGAAGGGTAACCGCAAAAGGCTATGGTGCCAGTCGTCCGGTAGATACCAATGCTACTAAGGCAGGTAGAGCCAACAACAGAAGAACCGAGTTTGAAATTACAGCTAACTAATTATGATAAATTGGATTCGTTCGTTCAAGTGGATTATTCAACTTTACAATCTTTTCAAAAGAAAAGAATTACTTC
This region of Flavobacteriales bacterium genomic DNA includes:
- a CDS encoding CDGSH iron-sulfur domain-containing protein → MNDKTAEAIKVKLLAGKRYSFCSCGLSKNLPYCDNAHRDHNEREGTDYKSLKIFPKEDTEVSVFSATWKR
- a CDS encoding T9SS type A sorting domain-containing protein; this encodes MKNYLLLLLLIPTSVFSQSYDALFLGNSYTFYNNMPTMASDIADSMGDTLNVQSNTPGGWRFLNHAAANSSSMQKIRQQDWDFVILQAQSNEPSSPPWQVEEEVYPYAQTLVDSIAANDPCTEPEFFMTWGRKYGDSVNGQVYPLISTYEGMQQRLRESYLEMGMDNDATVAPVGMAWKHSIDDNPNFELYTADEGHPNLAGSYLAACTFYCTLFQKSCVGSSYVPNGLSIGDATTLQTIASNTVLDSTWVWNMFTIQSADTTSTNDSTYSFSTTASNYDNLVWDFGDGNTSSTANASHTFGSGQHQVELSVFSNGGCLVKKETFDLEVVSANDTSSTDTTVSIFTNLSESIKLYPTPLNNYLTIEANDKRSLFKIYNMMGQLVYSKEVIGTERIDFNDLARGHNIAKIQTKDEDLTFKIFKNE
- a CDS encoding tetratricopeptide repeat protein, coding for MKKIILLVVLAMGFLSVYAQQEADSTLTSEEIQFRDSIAAINTNNAMVQQIQESYNAATKAFASSYFNKAIQLFESVIALDSSNADAHFNKGLSNKELKNYKDAITDFEAAFAIDNSYFDAVFNQAKCYESLQDQEQAISTYDRLLELKPTRAEAAYNKGVIFYLQKDYAQAITAYTQAISIEPNYAYALNDRGSCHRALEDYDKAVVDYLAASKQDAQAFIFNNLASAYRKSGNKDKALEYYNKAISADATYEMAYNNRGTVYFESEDYDNALNDFKKAIELNSNYAMALCNRAAIYHMQEHYTGALADLEQAVKLQPNNATALLNRGITREMLRDVDGACEDWQKAYELGIEKGNEYYINNCE
- a CDS encoding OmpA family protein, producing MKQLITLVLLLTTFGLFAQDVAFKKSNFKDNKEGFDEAKKNIELGDEWLEKGKLKVLEMVYAADAYKKALDFYLPAQEFNPNNSDLNIKVGHAYLYTNTPYKAMPFLKKSLELAGDDAEPFVYFLLGKAYQLAQDFEEAEKSFLRYGTLASDKELEPYKKLNRKHIKESKSGAEIFGMKTRVWVDNVKELNSFYDDIAPTISADGSEIIFNTNKTGNFDIYSAERKNRRWYGISPLSSLNTDGDDVSSSLAYDGQRLLLFKYTDGQSDIYESKLNGTEWSEPKLKMSKVVNTDANETFASYDPQDIKVYFVTDGGYGGDKNISFSGKKDMEETFWGKAQSAGQEVNSGFQEGSVYMAPDGNTMYFCSQGHTSIGGYDVFVSYRNDLGLWGEPINLGYPINTPYDELYFTISANGKKAYFSSNRDKGQGGMDIYCATFWGEPKKPSVASEDNLIASIASPIEDTYIPESVEVTVANSLTVFKGRILDGLLQDPVEAEIKIFDNATGDVYAVMRSNSATGKFLLSLPSGLNYGISVEAEGYLFHSENFNLPEGSAYNMINKDIELKNIDIGSKIALRNVFFDTGKAEVKIDSYPELDRLIQLMTDVPSLKIELSGHTDNVGGNAANERLSQRRAEAVRAYLVSRSVDGGRVTAKGYGASRPVDTNATKAGRANNRRTEFEITAN